A genomic region of Capra hircus breed San Clemente chromosome 19, ASM170441v1, whole genome shotgun sequence contains the following coding sequences:
- the ITGB3 gene encoding integrin beta-3, producing the protein MRARRLWAVVLVVGALAGVGVGGPNICATRGVSSCQQCLAVSPMCAWCSDEALPPGSPRCNLKENLLKDNCAPESIEFPISEARILEARPLSDKGTGDSSQITQVSPQRIALRLRPDDSKIFSVQVRQVEDYPVDIYYLMDLSYSMKDDLRNIQNLGTKLASQMRKLTSNLRIGFGAFVDKPVSPYMYISPPEAIRNPCYDMKATCLPMFGYKHVLTLTDQVTRFNEEVKKQSVSRNRDAPEGGFDAIMQATVCDEKIGWRNDASHLLVFTTDAKTHIALDGRLAGIVQPNDGQCHVGNDNHYSASTTMDYPSLGLMTEKLSQKNINLIFAVTESVVNLYQNYSELIPGTTVGVLSTDSSNVLQLIVDAYGKIRSKVELEVRDLPEELSLSFNATCLNNEVIPGLKSCVGLKIGDTVSFSIEAKVRGCPQKKEKSFTIKPVGFKDSLTVQVTFDCDCACQAEAEPYSHRCNNGNGTFECGVCRCGPGWLGSQCECSEEDYRPSQQDECSPREGQPICSQRGECLCGQCVCHSSDFGKITGKYCECDDFSCVRYKGEMCSGHGQCSCGDCLCDSDWTGYYCNCTTRTDTCMSSNGLLCSGRGKCECGSCVCIQPGSYGDTCEKCPTCPDACTFKKECVECKKFNRGALNEENTCNRYCRDEIEPVKELKDTGKDAVNCTYKNEDDCVVRFQYYEDSSGKSILYVVEEPECPKGPDILVVLLSVMGAILLIGLATLLIWKLLITIHDRKEFAKFEEERARAKWDTANNPLYKEATSTFTNITYRGT; encoded by the exons GCGCTGCCTCCAGGCTCGCCCCGCTGTAACCTGAAGGAGAACCTGCTGAAGGATAACTGCGCCCCAGAGTCCATCGAGTTCCCGATCAGtgaggccagaatcctggaggcCAGGCCCCTCAGTGACAAGGGCACTGGAGACAGCTCCCAGATTACCCAAGTCAGTCCCCAGAGGATTGCCCTCCGCCTACGGCCAG ATGATTCGAAGATTTTCTCCGTCCAAGTTCGGCAGGTGGAAGATTACCCTGTGGACATCTACTACTTAATGGACTTGTCTTACTCCATGAAGGATGACCTGCGGAACATCCAGAACCTGGGTACCAAGCTGGCCTCCCAGATGCGTAAGCTCACCAGTAACCTGCGGATTGGCTTCGGGGCCTTTGTGGACAAGCCCGTGTCACCATACATGTATATTTCTCCACCAGAGGCTATCAGAAACCCTTGCTATGA TATGAAGGCTACCTGTTTGCCCATGTTTGGCTACAAACATGTGCTGACACTAACTGACCAGGTGACCCGCTTCAATGAGGAGGTGAAGAAGCAGAGTGTGTCACGGAACCGAGATGCCCCAGAGGGTGGTTTCGATGCCATTATGCAGGCTACCGTCTGTGAT gagAAGATTGGCTGGAGGAATGATGCCTCCCACTTGCTGGTGTTTACCACTGATGCCAAGACCCATATAGCGCTGGATGGAAGGCTGGCAGGCATCGTCCAGCCCAATGACGGGCAGTGTCATGTGGGCAATGACAACCATTATTCTGCCTCCACTACCATG GATTATCCCTCCTTGGGGCTGATGACTGAGAAGCtatcccagaaaaacatcaatttgatCTTTGCAGTGACTGAAAGTGTAGTCAATCTCTACCAG AACTATAGTGAGCTCATCCCAGGGACCACAGTGGGGGTTCTGTCTACTGATTCCAGCAATGTTCTCCAGCTCATTGTGGATGCTTATGGG AAAATCCGCTCTAAAGTAGAGCTGGAAGTGCGTGACCTCCCCGAGGAGCTGTCCTTATCCTTCAACGCCACCTGTCTCAACAATGAAGTCATCCCAGGCCTGAAGTCTTGTGTCGGACTCAAGATTGGAGACACG GTGAGCTTCAGCATTGAGGCCAAAGTGCGTGGCTGTCCCCAGAAGAAGGAGAAGTCCTTCACCATCAAGCCTGTGGGCTTCAAAGACAGCCTCACTGTGCAGGTCACTTTCGACTGTGACTGTGCCTGCCAGGCCGAGGCTGAGCCTTACAGCCACCGCTGCAACAATGGCAATGGGACCTTTGAGTGTGGGGTGTGCCGCTGTGGGCCTGGCTGGCTGGGGTCCCAGTGCGAGTGCTCGGAAGAGGACTACCGCCCCTCGCAGCAGGACGAGTGCAGCCCCCGGGAGGGCCAGCCCATCTGCAGCCAGCGGGGCGAGTGTCTCTGTGGCCAGTGCGTCTGCCACAGCAGTGACTTTGGCAAGATCACGGGCAAGTACTGTGAGTGTGATGACTTCTCCTGTGTCCGCTACAAGGGGGAGATGTGCTCAG GCCACGGCCAGTGCAGCTGTGGGGACTGCCTATGTGACTCCGACTGGACCGGCTACTACTGCAACTGTACCACACGCACGGATACCTGCATGTCCAGCAACGGGTTGCTGTGCAGCGGGCGCGGCAAGTGCGAGTGCGGCAGCTGTGTCTGCATCCAGcctggctcctatggggacacctGTGAGAAGTGTCCCACCTGCCCTGATGCCTGCACCTTTAAGAA GGAGTGTGTGGAATGTAAGAAGTTTAACCGGGGAGCCCTCAACGAGGAAAATACCTGCAACCGTTATTGTCGTGATGAGATTGAGCCTGTGAAGGAACTTA AGGACACTGGCAAGGATGCTGTGAATTGTACTTACAAGAATGAGGATGACTGTGTCGTCAGATTCCAGTACTACGAAGACTCCAGTGGAAAGTCCATTTTGTATGTGGTGGAAGAGCCAG AGTGTCCCAAGGGCCCTGACATCCTGGTGGTCTTGCTCTCCGTGATGGGGGCCATTCTGCTCATCGGCCTTGCGACTCTGCTCATCTGGAAGCTCCTCATCACCATCCATGACCGGAAGGAGTTTGCTAAATTTGAAGAAGAGAGAGCCAGAGCCAAATGGGACACT GCCAACAACCCACTGTATAAAGAGGCCACGTCCACCTTCACCAACATCACCTACCGGGGCACTTAA